ACCTTTTCAAACAGCAACGATAGGAATCGACTCCATGGCAAAACGAAAACAATTTCAGGGCACCGGCACCGCGCTCGTCACTCCATTCAAGAAGGACGGATCGCTCGACGAGAAGTCGCTTCGGCGACTCGTCGACTTCCAAATCAAGAATGGCGTTGAGGCCCTGATCCCCGTCGGCACCACGGGGGAAAGTCCAACCTTGACCTACAAGGAACATTACCGGGTATTCGATATCGTTATCGAGCAGGCAAACGGACGGGCAAAGATCTTCGCGGGCAGCGGAAGCAACAGCACCGATGAGGCAATCGAACAGTCAAAACACGCAAAGAAGGCCGGCGCAGATGCAGCCCTGATAGTTGGCCCCTACTACAACAAACCCTCACAGGAGGGCTATTTCCAGCACTACAGGGCCATTGCAGAGGCAGTGGACATCCCGATCATCGTCTACAATGTCCCCGGCCGCACCGGTGGCAACATCGAGGCCTCTACGGTATTGAGAATGGCTTCGGAAATCCCCGCAATAATGGCCGTGAAAGAAGCCTCCGGGAACATGGCTCAGATCATGGAAATTGCGCGGAACAAGCCTTCAGGCTTTTCGCTCTTGTCCGGCGACGACGCCCTCACGCTTCCGATGATGTGTCTCGGCGGAGACGGATGTATTTCGGTTGTCGCAAACGAGACACCAAAGGAGTTTTCCGATTTGGTGCGATGCTGTCTCAAAGGACAATGGGAAAAGGCACTGGCACTGCACAACAAGCTTCTTCCCTTGATGAACATCAACTTCATCGAAGCGAACCCGATTCCAGTCAAGGCGGCTGTTGCGATGATGGGGATGATCGAAGAAGTGTACCGGTTGCCGCTTGTACCGATCAGTGAAAGCAATCGCGAAAAGCTCAAAGTTGTGTTGAAGGGTCTTTCCCTCATCTAGGCGGTCGAATGTTATCACGCCAACGAATACGGACATTCTGCAATGGCACTCAAAGACCAGATCGAAGGTTTCTTTTCACAGAATATCGATTCGCTTGACCGCGACGCAGCGCTCAAGGCATTCAACGAGTTGAAGTTCTTTCTGAACCAGGGAGAAATCCGCGCGGCGGGCAGGTCCGGCGAGGAAGGGAATATCGATGGATGGGTCCTCAACAGCTGGGTCAAGAAGGGAATTCTCCTCGGGTTCCGGCTTGGGGAGATGCACGACTATTCTGCGACTCCACAGTTCCGCTACTTCGACAAGAGCACGTTCCCACTGAAAGGCCTTTCCCTTGAGCATGGTGTACGGGTCGTCCCGGGTGGAACATCGGTCCGCGACGGGTCATTCGTCGCTTCAGGCGTGGTGATCATGCCGCCGGCGTACATCAATGTCGGCGCCTACGTCGACGAAGGAACGATGGTCGATTCACACGCGCTCGTCGGTTCGTGTGCCCAGGTAGGCAAACGCGTCCACCTGAGCGCGGCGACGCAGGTCGGGGGTGTGCTGGAACCCGTCGGCGCGATGCCGGTCATCATCGAAGACGATGTCATGGTCGGGGGCAATTGCGGCATTTACGAAGGGACGATCGTGAAGCGACGCGCGGTCATCGGAGCCGGCGTCATCCTCACCGGCTCGACTCCGGTTTACGACCTG
The nucleotide sequence above comes from Ignavibacteriales bacterium. Encoded proteins:
- the dapA gene encoding 4-hydroxy-tetrahydrodipicolinate synthase, encoding MAKRKQFQGTGTALVTPFKKDGSLDEKSLRRLVDFQIKNGVEALIPVGTTGESPTLTYKEHYRVFDIVIEQANGRAKIFAGSGSNSTDEAIEQSKHAKKAGADAALIVGPYYNKPSQEGYFQHYRAIAEAVDIPIIVYNVPGRTGGNIEASTVLRMASEIPAIMAVKEASGNMAQIMEIARNKPSGFSLLSGDDALTLPMMCLGGDGCISVVANETPKEFSDLVRCCLKGQWEKALALHNKLLPLMNINFIEANPIPVKAAVAMMGMIEEVYRLPLVPISESNREKLKVVLKGLSLI
- a CDS encoding 2,3,4,5-tetrahydropyridine-2,6-dicarboxylate N-succinyltransferase, giving the protein MALKDQIEGFFSQNIDSLDRDAALKAFNELKFFLNQGEIRAAGRSGEEGNIDGWVLNSWVKKGILLGFRLGEMHDYSATPQFRYFDKSTFPLKGLSLEHGVRVVPGGTSVRDGSFVASGVVIMPPAYINVGAYVDEGTMVDSHALVGSCAQVGKRVHLSAATQVGGVLEPVGAMPVIIEDDVMVGGNCGIYEGTIVKRRAVIGAGVILTGSTPVYDLVKGTIHRRTATRPLVIPEGAVVIQGSRHIDGDFARQHHLAIYTPVIIKYRDEKTDAATALEESLR